A window from Peromyscus eremicus chromosome 1, PerEre_H2_v1, whole genome shotgun sequence encodes these proteins:
- the LOC131893697 gene encoding LOW QUALITY PROTEIN: leukocyte immunoglobulin-like receptor subfamily B member 3 (The sequence of the model RefSeq protein was modified relative to this genomic sequence to represent the inferred CDS: inserted 1 base in 1 codon; substituted 2 bases at 2 genomic stop codons) — MTFTFTVLLCLGLTLGLGTPVLAEALPKPILTVQPDSVVHKQTTLTFLCDGTTEGKSYRFYKGEYKKLSHTEIPQNPXNKVEFSISKIDHQHAGQYQCQYHNSNGWSEYHDSLDMVVIGVYSKPSLSAHPSPVVTEGGNVTLQCVSRQSHHLFILTKEGPQNLSWTMDSQYSYYTKQFHALFSVGPVTSSQRWTLRCYSFNRNSAQVWSEPSDPLELLFSGTLHKPTIKAEPRSVVTSESPMTIWCEGTLDAEICVLHKEGSQKTWGTQTPENPENKAKFSIPSVTLQYMGQYRCYCYSSAGWSECSGILELVVTGNYYNKPSLTALPRPVVTLGGIMTLQCVSKEGNDKLVLTKEDQKFLSSLNSQYIPSIRQWQALFSINHVTPDHRGTFRCYGYYIQTPHLWSVPSEALEIHISGLSKKPSLLTHQGHILDLGKTLTLQCYSDVNYDRYALLKFGETDFTQHGVQWTQSGLSLANFTLGPVSNSTGGQYRCYGAHNLSSEWSATSDSLDILITGHFSVSPSFSVKPNSTVHSGDNVTLLCQLPYKVDTFILCREGADHQPQQLKSKSEAXEFQAEFSMSYVTSALLGTXRCYGSQDSSPYLLSHDSSPVELTVSGPIGTSSSPPLTPMPTSGLEGYLKALVGVSVAFLLFLLILIFFLLRQRHQGKFRKDAQKDMELQLPAGAAEPVFRDRGSQKRSNPATATQEESLYASVEDTQPEDGAKQDSWRPAEGDPQGETYAQVKGSRLRRAGAVLPSVISREVLDTKDGQAEDDREMDSQMGPAAESEEPQDVTYAQLCIRSLREGTAAPPPSQVGEATEESTVYAALAVTQPGSVPSNKEQ, encoded by the exons atgaccttCACCTTCACAGTCCTGCTCTGTCTGG GACTGACTCTGGGCCTGGGGACCCCAGTGCTGGCAG AGGCCCTCCCTAAGCCTATCCTCACAGTACAGCCAGACTCTGTGGTCCACAAGCAAACTACACTGACCTTCTTGTGTGATGGGACCACGGAAGGCAAATCATACAGATTCTATAAAGGAGAATATAAAAAACTAAGTCACACAGAGATTCcacagaatc agaacaaagTTGAATTCTCAATCTCAAAAATAGACCACCAGCATGCAGGACAATATCAATGTCAGTATCATAATAGTAATGGATGGTCAGAGTACCATGACTCCCTGGATATGGTGGTGATAG GAGTCTACAGTAAACCCAGCCTGTCAGCCCACCCCAGTCCTGTGGTGACTGAAGGGGGGAATGTCACCCTCCAGTGTGTCTCAAGACAGTCACATCACTTGTTCATTCTGACTAAAGAAGGACCACAGAATCTCTCCTGGACAATGGACTCACAGTACAGCTACTATACTAAACAGTTCCATGCTCTGTTCTCTGTGGGCCCTGTGACCTCCAGTCAAAGGTGGACACTCAGATGCTACAGCTTTAACAGGAACAGCGCACAGGTGTGGTCAGAACCTAGTGATCCCCTGGAGCTCCTGTTCTCAG GGACCCTACACAAACCCACCATCAAGGCTGAGCCACGCTCTGTGGTCACCTCAGAAAGCCCCATGACCATCTGGTGTGAGGGGACCCTGGATGCAGAAATATGTGTTCTACATAAAGAGGGAAGCCAAAAAACCTGGGGCACACAGACCCCAGAGAATCCTGAGAACAAGGCCAAGTTCTCCATCCCTTCTGTGACACTGCAATACATGGGACAATATCGCTGTTACTGTTACAGCTCAGCTGGCTGGTCAGAGTGCAGTGGCATCCTGGAACTGGTGGTGACAG GAAACTACTACAATAAACCCAGCCTGACAGCCCTGCCCAGGCCTGTGGTGACCTTAGGAGGGATCATGACCCTCCAGTGTGTCTCAAAGGAGGGAAATGATAAACTTGTTCTCAccaaggaagatcagaagttcctcAGCTCTCTGAACTCACAGTATATACCCAGTATTAGGCAGTGGCAAGCCTTGTTCTCTATAAATCATGTAACACCAGACCACAGAGGGACATTCAGATGTTATGGTTACTACATCCAAACTCCACATTTGTGGTCAGTACCCAGTGAGGCCCTGGAAATACACATCTCTG GTCTGTCCAAGAAGCCCTCCTTGCTGACTCACCAAGGACATATCCTGGATCTTGGAAAGACCCTCACCCTGCAGTGTTACTCTGATGTCAACTATGACAGATATGCCTTGTTGAAGTTTGGAGAAACTGACTTCACCCAGCACGGTGTCCAGTGGACCCAGAGTGGCCTCTCCTTGGCCAACTTCACACTGGGCCCTGTGAGCAACTCTACTGGAGGCCAATACAGATGCTATGGTGCACACAACCTCTCCTCTGAATGGTCAGCCACCAGTGACTCCCTGGACATCCTGATCACAG GACATTTTTCTGTCAGTCCTTCCTTCTCAGTGAAGCCTAACTCCACAGTACACTCTGGAGACAACGTGACCCTGCTGTGCCAGTTACCATACAAGGTGGACACTTTCATTCTGTGCAGGGAGGGAGCAGACCACCAACCCCAGCAACTAAAATCAAAGTCTGAAGCTTAGGAGTTTCAGGCAGAATTCTCTATGAGTTATGTGACCTCTGCTCTCTTGGGCACCTAAAGGTGCTATGGTTCCCAAGACTCATCTCCCTACCTCTTGTCACATGACAGTTCCCCTGTGGAGCTCACTGTCTCAG GACCcattggaacctccagctcaccaCCCTTAACGCCCATGCCAACATCTG GACTGGAAGGGTACCTGAAGGCTCTGGTCGGAGTCTCTGTGgccttcctcctgttcctcctcatcctcatcttcttccttctccgACAAAGGCATCAGGGAAAATTCAGGAAGGATG CCCAGAAAGACATGGAATTGCAACTTCCTGCAGGAGCTGCGGAGCCAGTATTCAGAGACAGAGGCTCCCAGAAGAG ATCCAATCCAGCTACTGCCACCCAGGAAGAAAGCCTTT ACGCTTCAGTGGAGGACACACAGCCTGAGGATGGTGCCAAGCAGGACAGTTGG AGACCAGCTGAGGGAGACCCCCAGGGAGAGACATATGCCCAGGTGAAAGGCTCCAGGCTCAGGAGGGCAGGAGCTGTCCTTCCTTCTGTCATATCAAGAGAAGTCCTGGACACCAAAGATGGACAAGCAGAAGATGACAGAGAGATGGACAGTCAGATGGGTCCT GCTGCTGAATCCGAGGAGCCCCAGGATGTGACCTATGCCCAGCTGTGCATCAGGTCACTCAGAGAGGGGACAGCTGCACCTCCTCCCTCCCAGGTAGGGGAAGCCACAGAGGAGTCCACTGTATATGCTGCTCTGGCAGTCACTCAaccgggttctgttcccagtaacaaGGAGCAATGA